A genomic region of Terriglobales bacterium contains the following coding sequences:
- a CDS encoding DUF3309 family protein: protein MLLILLIILLILAAGTAPVYPYSRGWGYYPSGTLSTILFIVLVLYLLHYV from the coding sequence ATGCTTCTGATTCTACTCATCATTCTGCTGATTCTCGCAGCGGGAACAGCGCCGGTATATCCGTACAGCCGCGGATGGGGATACTACCCGAGCGGAACGCTGAGTACGATTTTGTTCATAGTGTTGGTTCTGTACTTACTGCATTACGTCTAA